In one window of Deinococcus sonorensis KR-87 DNA:
- a CDS encoding DUF72 domain-containing protein, whose protein sequence is MTASTVFIGCAGWSVSSGQRSRFGAGRSVLEVYATRLNAVEINSSFYRPHRQSTYRRWSESVPDDFRFSVKLPKSITHVARLQGRPDLLAAFLGEVSGLGAKLGCLLVQLPPSLAFDSDVARTFFQALQERTSAPVVCEPRHPTWFTPEAGELLAALGVGRVAADPAITTRAAVPGGTLEPVYYRWHGSPKIYSSSYGQEALQALARTLQEHAARRTWVIFDNTASGAAVDNALALQHLMGGLGSAGADMPRSP, encoded by the coding sequence ATGACCGCTTCCACGGTGTTCATCGGCTGTGCTGGCTGGAGCGTTTCCAGTGGGCAGCGTTCCCGCTTCGGTGCCGGGCGCAGCGTGTTGGAGGTGTACGCCACCCGCTTGAACGCGGTTGAGATCAATTCCTCCTTCTACCGGCCGCACCGGCAGAGCACGTACCGGCGGTGGAGCGAGAGCGTTCCGGACGACTTCCGGTTCAGTGTCAAGCTCCCGAAAAGCATCACTCACGTCGCCCGGTTGCAGGGCCGTCCGGACCTGCTGGCGGCGTTCCTCGGCGAGGTGAGTGGCCTCGGAGCGAAGCTCGGGTGCCTGCTGGTGCAGCTGCCGCCCAGCCTGGCGTTCGACTCGGACGTGGCCCGCACCTTCTTCCAGGCGCTGCAGGAGCGGACGTCCGCGCCAGTGGTCTGCGAGCCCCGGCACCCGACCTGGTTCACGCCGGAAGCGGGCGAGCTGCTGGCAGCGTTGGGGGTCGGCCGGGTGGCAGCGGACCCGGCAATCACGACGCGGGCGGCTGTCCCCGGTGGGACGCTGGAGCCGGTGTATTACCGGTGGCACGGCTCGCCAAAGATATACAGCTCCAGTTACGGGCAGGAGGCCCTTCAGGCGCTCGCCCGGACGCTTCAGGAGCACGCGGCGCGCCGGACCTGGGTCATCTTCGACAACACCGCTTCAGGCGCCGCGGTGGACAATGCCCTGGCTCTCCAGCACCTGATGGGCGGGCTGGGGAGCGCCGGCGCTGACATGCCCCGGAGCCCCTGA
- a CDS encoding proline iminopeptidase-family hydrolase translates to MTRPPPDPATYFDATGRDDRLSGGVKRIPVDTPHGTFQVWTKRVGNHPTIKVLLLHGGPGATHEYFEAFDSYLPAAGIQYYYYDQLGSAYSDQPDLPALWELPRFVEEVEQVRRALGLSHDNFFLLGHSWGGILALEYALKYPEQLKGLIISNMMSSIPQYNAYARSTLMPAMDPQALAEIQRLEADSDFENPRYMELLIPHHYVHHVLRLPPEAWPDPVNRAFAHINPAIYVPLQGPSELGASGKLVDWDRTADLHRVTIPTLVIGAQHDTMDPAHMAWMASELPNGRHLHCPDGSHMAFYDDQERYFDGLIGFLHEVDARSAQR, encoded by the coding sequence ATGACGCGTCCCCCGCCCGATCCCGCCACCTACTTCGATGCGACCGGACGTGACGACCGTCTGAGTGGCGGCGTGAAACGCATTCCCGTCGACACGCCGCACGGCACCTTCCAGGTCTGGACCAAACGCGTCGGCAACCACCCGACCATCAAGGTGCTGCTGCTGCACGGCGGGCCCGGCGCCACCCACGAGTACTTCGAGGCGTTCGACAGTTACCTTCCCGCCGCCGGCATCCAGTACTACTACTACGATCAGCTCGGCTCCGCGTACAGCGATCAGCCGGACCTGCCAGCGTTGTGGGAACTGCCGCGGTTCGTGGAGGAAGTCGAGCAGGTCCGCCGGGCCCTAGGGCTGTCCCACGACAACTTCTTTCTGCTGGGGCACTCCTGGGGCGGCATTCTCGCCCTCGAGTACGCCCTGAAGTACCCCGAGCAGCTCAAGGGCCTGATCATCTCCAACATGATGTCCAGCATCCCGCAGTACAACGCCTACGCGCGCTCCACCCTGATGCCCGCCATGGACCCGCAGGCGCTGGCTGAAATTCAGCGGCTGGAAGCCGACTCGGATTTCGAAAACCCCCGCTACATGGAGCTGCTGATCCCGCACCATTACGTGCACCACGTGCTGCGCCTGCCGCCCGAGGCCTGGCCCGACCCGGTCAACCGGGCCTTCGCGCACATCAACCCGGCCATTTACGTGCCGCTGCAGGGCCCCAGCGAGCTGGGCGCGAGCGGGAAGCTGGTGGACTGGGACCGCACCGCCGACCTGCACCGCGTCACCATCCCAACGCTGGTGATCGGCGCCCAGCACGACACCATGGACCCCGCTCACATGGCCTGGATGGCCAGCGAACTGCCCAACGGCCGCCACCTCCACTGCCCGGACGGCAGCCACATGGCGTTCTACGACGATCAGGAGCGCTACTTTGACGGCCTGATCGGGTTTCTGCACGAGGTCGACGCGCGCTCCGCCCAGCGGTGA
- a CDS encoding jacalin-like lectin, with the protein MTNPPATRRTSTKRTAATPHPAEPTSAGASPLAYLGASGGHGGAPFLLTAEPEARLLGVEVRHAGLIDAVGLIWSLEGTAMSNDAASAPELAGGSGGETSRLMLDPGETLTRISGRCGQHIDALTLTTSRGRAVTFGGDGGESEFRYDLPPGTELAGLFGRAGRYLDALGILVRPVPADAGQPTKAPAAPRKRKTAVDASAPAVVVQPEASAAVTRTPRRKAAASDTDAPKATVKRPRKPKADQD; encoded by the coding sequence ATGACCAACCCACCCGCTACTCGCCGGACCTCGACCAAACGCACCGCGGCCACCCCACACCCGGCGGAACCGACCTCTGCCGGGGCCTCGCCGCTCGCTTACCTGGGCGCTTCGGGTGGTCACGGGGGGGCGCCGTTCCTGCTCACGGCCGAGCCTGAGGCCCGGTTGCTGGGGGTGGAAGTCCGGCACGCCGGTCTGATCGACGCCGTCGGTCTGATCTGGTCGCTGGAGGGGACGGCGATGTCGAACGACGCGGCCAGCGCCCCTGAGCTGGCCGGCGGGTCAGGCGGCGAGACCAGCCGGTTGATGCTGGACCCGGGCGAGACACTCACCCGGATTTCCGGGCGCTGCGGGCAGCATATCGACGCCCTGACGCTGACGACCAGCCGCGGACGAGCGGTCACGTTCGGTGGGGACGGCGGCGAATCGGAGTTCCGCTATGACCTGCCGCCCGGCACCGAACTGGCCGGGCTGTTCGGCCGGGCCGGGCGGTATCTCGACGCCCTGGGCATCCTGGTGCGGCCGGTCCCAGCTGATGCGGGCCAGCCGACCAAAGCGCCAGCTGCGCCCAGGAAGCGGAAGACTGCGGTGGACGCCTCAGCACCGGCCGTGGTCGTCCAGCCCGAGGCGAGCGCTGCGGTGACCCGCACACCACGCCGGAAAGCGGCGGCCTCCGACACGGACGCCCCGAAGGCAACCGTCAAGCGCCCAAGAAAGCCGAAAGCAGACCAGGACTGA
- a CDS encoding alpha/beta fold hydrolase yields MSQHRCFLRVDLHPLSTRADKPHAVSCVMHLNGLELHVEQTGEGSPLVMLHGLTANIESMRAEIDRLSRSRRVIAIDSRGHGRSDKPSAYTLTDHVDDVLGVMDALNLTQVELMGSSMGSYIAQGVAIRAPARVKRLVLVTPKAHGATSSSARLLAQHADELQGKSEAEVQAFMFNLVFAPTTPAPVRASMMASVQQQAQDGLMLTPEQNLAANRALEGFDFRPDLPRVTAETLVISGRHDALNPPEEGERIAQLIPGARFEVLEHSGHVPNLEEPERFFALIEAFLR; encoded by the coding sequence GTGTCCCAGCACCGCTGCTTCTTGCGGGTGGATCTCCACCCCCTTTCGACCAGGGCGGACAAACCCCACGCGGTATCTTGCGTCATGCACCTGAATGGCCTGGAGCTTCACGTCGAACAGACCGGCGAAGGCTCACCGCTGGTGATGCTGCACGGGCTCACCGCCAACATCGAAAGCATGCGCGCCGAGATCGACCGGCTGAGCCGCTCGCGGCGCGTCATCGCCATCGACAGTCGTGGGCATGGCCGCTCCGATAAGCCCTCCGCGTACACCCTGACCGACCACGTGGACGACGTGCTCGGCGTCATGGACGCCCTGAACCTCACGCAGGTCGAGCTGATGGGCAGCTCGATGGGCAGTTACATCGCGCAGGGCGTGGCGATTCGTGCGCCGGCGCGGGTGAAGCGGCTGGTGCTGGTCACGCCCAAGGCGCACGGCGCCACGTCGTCCTCCGCCCGTCTCCTGGCCCAGCATGCGGACGAGCTGCAGGGCAAAAGCGAGGCGGAGGTGCAGGCGTTCATGTTCAACCTGGTCTTCGCACCCACGACCCCCGCGCCGGTCCGGGCGTCGATGATGGCGTCCGTGCAACAGCAGGCGCAGGACGGCTTGATGCTGACGCCCGAACAGAATCTGGCCGCGAACCGGGCGCTCGAAGGCTTCGATTTCCGCCCGGACCTGCCGCGGGTGACGGCCGAGACGCTGGTGATCAGCGGGCGTCACGATGCGCTCAACCCGCCGGAGGAGGGGGAGCGGATCGCGCAGCTGATTCCAGGGGCGCGTTTTGAAGTGCTGGAACACAGCGGTCACGTGCCGAACCTGGAGGAACCCGAGCGGTTCTTCGCCCTGATCGAGGCCTTCCTGCGCTAA
- a CDS encoding alpha/beta hydrolase encodes MNSRRIVPWVAALGATGAWVYTRRATSFAWLHPDLRHPLLRLRHPAFTRTLVSLMRRLPRTVPDPTDVHVERRALPGPPGAPDVPVLLYRSLDGPRNTASLLYLHGGGFIAGSAQDYHQQCARFANELGLLVVNVEYRLAPETPFPGPMDDAYAALNWMHEHAAELGIDPARIAIAGDSAGAGLAAGLAQLAHDRGEVNVAFQLLLYPMLDDRTVVRPDHEGRGEFVWTPGSNRLGWTCYLGQVPGLDSTPPYAAPARREDLRGLAPAWIGVGTLDLFYREDQAYAQRLTAAGVPCEFFEVEGGYHASETFRAGAPVSTAFLKRSLEALREGLRLDDPAAQGSSA; translated from the coding sequence ATGAACTCCAGAAGGATCGTCCCTTGGGTGGCGGCGCTGGGCGCGACCGGCGCGTGGGTCTACACCCGACGCGCCACGTCCTTTGCATGGCTGCATCCGGACCTGCGCCACCCGCTGCTGAGGCTGCGTCACCCCGCCTTCACGCGCACCCTGGTGTCGCTGATGCGGCGCCTGCCGCGCACCGTGCCCGACCCGACCGACGTGCACGTTGAACGGCGCGCGCTCCCAGGGCCCCCCGGCGCCCCGGACGTGCCGGTGCTGCTGTACCGGTCCCTGGACGGGCCGCGGAACACCGCATCGCTGCTGTATCTCCACGGCGGCGGCTTCATTGCCGGGTCGGCTCAGGACTATCACCAGCAATGTGCGCGCTTTGCAAACGAACTCGGGCTGCTGGTCGTCAACGTCGAGTACCGTCTGGCCCCGGAGACCCCGTTTCCTGGCCCAATGGACGACGCCTACGCCGCTCTGAACTGGATGCACGAGCACGCGGCGGAGCTGGGCATCGACCCGGCGCGGATCGCCATTGCCGGGGACAGCGCGGGCGCGGGACTGGCCGCCGGACTCGCGCAACTCGCCCACGATCGAGGCGAGGTGAACGTGGCCTTCCAGCTGCTGCTGTATCCGATGCTGGATGACCGCACGGTCGTGCGCCCCGACCACGAGGGCCGGGGGGAGTTTGTCTGGACGCCCGGGTCCAACCGGCTGGGCTGGACGTGTTACCTGGGGCAGGTCCCTGGCCTGGACTCAACCCCGCCCTACGCGGCACCAGCGCGGCGCGAAGACCTCCGTGGACTCGCGCCGGCGTGGATCGGGGTGGGCACCCTCGACCTGTTCTACCGGGAAGATCAGGCGTACGCGCAGCGCCTCACGGCGGCCGGCGTGCCGTGTGAGTTCTTCGAAGTGGAGGGTGGGTACCACGCGAGCGAGACCTTCAGGGCCGGCGCGCCTGTCTCCACGGCGTTCCTGAAGCGCAGCCTGGAAGCGCTGCGGGAGGGCCTGCGGCTGGACGACCCAGCCGCGCAAGGCTCCTCCGCCTGA
- a CDS encoding DUF1330 domain-containing protein, translating into MPAYVMVNTRVSDPTRIQLYRDLAEQSVKQFGGTYLARGGHLRVLEGTYHPERMVLLEFPTLERAQAWYASDAYAEARRARAGIAEFEMVLVEGLPAPL; encoded by the coding sequence ATGCCCGCTTATGTGATGGTCAACACACGGGTTTCTGACCCCACGCGCATTCAACTGTACCGTGACCTGGCCGAGCAGTCCGTCAAGCAGTTTGGTGGCACGTACCTGGCGCGCGGGGGTCACCTCCGGGTGCTGGAAGGCACCTATCACCCGGAGCGGATGGTGCTGCTGGAATTCCCGACCCTGGAGCGTGCGCAGGCGTGGTATGCCTCTGACGCGTATGCAGAGGCCAGGCGGGCCAGAGCGGGAATCGCTGAGTTTGAGATGGTGCTCGTCGAGGGCCTGCCGGCGCCCCTGTGA
- a CDS encoding homocitrate synthase/isopropylmalate synthase family protein — protein MGDHAFAHETGIRQDGVLNHKETCEIMNAKQRGREAGVLVIGKHSGRVDFRKALTDLASDLDGHRHHRLNEEAMNAALRALQSAGQPQGAALRRRPARPWGRRLRPECSA, from the coding sequence GTGGGGGACCATGCCTTCGCGCACGAGACGGGCATTCGTCAGGACGGCGTCCTCAACCACAAGGAGACCTGTGAGATCATGAACGCCAAACAGAGAGGCCGCGAGGCCGGCGTCTTGGTCATCGGCAAGCACTCGGGCCGGGTGGACTTCCGCAAGGCGCTGACCGACCTGGCCTCCGATCTGGATGGCCACCGGCACCACCGGCTGAACGAGGAGGCCATGAACGCCGCGCTTCGTGCACTTCAAAGCGCTGGCCAACCGCAAGGGGCCGCTCTCCGCCGCCGACCTGCGCGCCCCTGGGGCAGGAGACTCCGGCCGGAGTGCTCCGCATGA
- a CDS encoding multidrug effflux MFS transporter gives MSVARPQAPSRAPTLAFTLVLGTIMAIGPLTIDLYLPAFPQIVQDLMATPGQVQYTLAVYLFGLALGQALYGPVADKYGRRAPLLAGLALYVAGAALCALAPSIGVLIAGRLVQALGGAAGAVIVSAVVRDRYEGKAAASLFSTLMLVTGVAPAIAPTLGTWLLTFLHWRALFGVLAAYGALCLLLSAQRLPETHAVAARAGMRLRDTAVVYAGLVRQRRFMGYSLAGGFSFGALFAYITGSPFLFLQELHVRPGVYALLFGVNAAGLTLASQVNRALLRRYEPEQMARVAGRVALLVGLLLLAAALLQLLSVPLVAALFFALLCCAGMLFPNNSALALSSVSERVGSASALNGTLQSALGALSGTLVGALGGGSVAIMTVITVCALGVLICHQVARR, from the coding sequence ATGAGCGTCGCCCGTCCTCAGGCCCCGTCCCGCGCCCCGACGCTGGCGTTCACGCTGGTGCTGGGCACGATCATGGCCATCGGGCCACTGACCATCGACCTGTACCTGCCGGCCTTCCCGCAGATCGTGCAGGACCTCATGGCGACGCCCGGGCAGGTGCAGTACACGCTGGCCGTCTACCTGTTCGGCCTGGCGTTGGGGCAGGCGCTGTACGGCCCGGTCGCCGACAAGTACGGGCGCCGCGCGCCGCTGCTCGCGGGGCTGGCGCTGTACGTCGCGGGCGCGGCGCTGTGCGCGCTGGCCCCCAGCATCGGGGTGCTGATCGCGGGGCGGCTGGTGCAGGCGCTCGGCGGCGCCGCGGGCGCCGTGATCGTGAGTGCGGTGGTGCGCGACCGGTACGAGGGCAAAGCGGCCGCCAGCCTCTTCTCGACGTTGATGCTGGTCACCGGCGTGGCCCCGGCCATCGCCCCCACGCTCGGCACGTGGCTGCTGACCTTCCTGCACTGGCGCGCGCTGTTCGGCGTGCTGGCGGCGTACGGGGCGCTGTGCCTGCTGCTCTCGGCACAGCGCCTGCCCGAAACGCACGCGGTCGCCGCCCGCGCGGGCATGCGGCTGCGCGATACGGCGGTCGTCTACGCCGGGCTGGTGCGGCAGCGCCGCTTTATGGGGTACTCGCTGGCGGGCGGCTTTTCCTTCGGGGCGCTGTTTGCCTACATCACCGGATCGCCCTTTCTGTTCCTGCAGGAACTCCACGTCCGCCCGGGCGTGTACGCCCTGCTGTTCGGCGTGAACGCGGCGGGCCTGACGCTCGCCTCGCAGGTCAACCGCGCGCTGTTGCGCCGCTACGAGCCGGAGCAGATGGCCCGGGTCGCGGGCCGGGTGGCCCTGCTCGTCGGGCTGCTGCTGCTGGCCGCCGCGCTGCTGCAGCTGTTGAGCGTGCCGCTGGTCGCCGCGTTGTTCTTCGCGCTGCTGTGCTGCGCGGGCATGCTGTTCCCCAACAACTCGGCGCTGGCCCTGTCGAGTGTCAGCGAGCGGGTGGGCAGCGCCAGCGCCCTGAACGGCACCCTGCAGTCGGCGCTGGGCGCGCTCTCCGGCACACTGGTCGGCGCGCTGGGTGGTGGCAGCGTGGCCATCATGACCGTAATCACCGTGTGCGCGCTCGGCGTGTTGATCTGCCATCAGGTGGCGCGGCGGTAA
- a CDS encoding PAS domain S-box protein: MLWKVSSNLIVVLDQERRLIHVNPAAQAFFLGEDPPARPEDAEDWTVRHLARRVHPSDVAEVGATLASLTGTDTLTLAPFRARDARGAWRWLEGRACRLDGPPAVGGIIITLNDVTDRAADAARTQAVMAIASVLSHAHGSQEITQVILKEVLRVMQASAGSVLLLDEGDQTLVMAGSVGYPEALKDPWRRFSVQLDTPATQALRTGEDLYLQAAGWAALFPHLPHRRGAAAAIPLQVDGRMLGVLTLTFAEDRSFSPADRAFIRSLADQCAQNLQRGQLLEQMKASQARLRKLTEHSADFTLVLTLAGTLTFTTDASLHLIGYTEDQLVGQNVLSFIHPDDVAFVKVALERTPQHPGIPITFRFRARAGHWLWLEAVGTDHTADPDIGGILVNARDVTRTITLLQDLAGREAAFRHLFEHNPLPMCVTDIETLEILAVNDAAVDRYGYTREEFLALNLVDLRPAEDTQQLRAALEAMKRQPSNVMQVRHRRKNGELMDIVVHARALTFADRAARLAVLEDVTEQRRSERALRSSERKFRLLAENAHAVIIARNVAEADTYISPSIDRLIGYPPGEVARTPLQHFVHPEDRAAFTAFCRQVASGAVTPAELELRLRHAAGHTIWAHLIVTAGYDAHGTLTDYQATVHDITHRKTADQDRQAQQDRDRLLLDVTAALEAQQPPERIARMVLERCVTLPGVDAGAYLTDAGRRGTWVTAGRTVPPLPRDLRRLWALGRADMPSAGPVTARMAPALQDGWRSVMTQPVMVDHELVGAFILLSADEDLATETVRLLRTVTERMAVAMERTRHVAQLQQSREETLRAMGVFLEYRDYETKGHIDRVVQLTEAFARALAFPATELDALRWGAYLHDTGKVAISDRLLLKPGPLTDDEFRVVQQHPTIGHDMLRAIPNLPATTLDVVMHHHERWDGTGYPHGLTGPAIPVGARLFALVDVFDALISARPYKRAWRVQEALAEIERTSGHHFDPDLAAQFLRLIREGWGAAADERA, encoded by the coding sequence GTGCTGTGGAAGGTCAGCAGCAACCTGATCGTGGTGCTGGACCAGGAGCGCCGCCTCATCCACGTGAATCCAGCCGCGCAGGCGTTCTTCCTCGGGGAGGACCCCCCGGCGCGGCCGGAGGACGCGGAGGACTGGACGGTCCGTCATCTGGCGCGCCGAGTGCACCCGTCGGATGTCGCTGAGGTGGGCGCGACGCTCGCTTCCCTGACCGGCACGGACACGTTGACCCTGGCACCATTCCGTGCGCGTGACGCGCGTGGCGCGTGGCGCTGGCTGGAAGGCCGGGCGTGCCGTCTGGACGGCCCACCCGCCGTGGGCGGCATCATCATCACCCTCAATGACGTCACGGACCGCGCGGCCGATGCGGCCCGCACGCAGGCGGTGATGGCCATCGCGTCGGTCCTCAGCCACGCCCACGGGAGCCAGGAGATCACCCAGGTGATTCTGAAGGAGGTGCTGCGGGTGATGCAGGCGTCGGCCGGGTCGGTGCTGCTGCTCGACGAGGGCGACCAGACGCTGGTGATGGCCGGCAGCGTCGGGTACCCGGAGGCGTTGAAGGACCCGTGGCGGCGGTTCTCCGTCCAGCTGGACACGCCGGCGACCCAGGCCCTCCGGACGGGCGAAGACCTGTACCTGCAGGCCGCCGGGTGGGCCGCCCTGTTCCCGCATCTGCCGCACCGCCGTGGCGCGGCGGCCGCCATTCCCTTGCAGGTGGACGGGCGAATGCTCGGCGTCCTCACGCTGACCTTCGCGGAGGACCGCAGCTTTTCCCCGGCAGACCGGGCGTTCATCCGCTCCCTCGCCGACCAGTGCGCGCAGAACCTCCAGCGGGGCCAGCTGCTCGAGCAGATGAAGGCCAGTCAGGCGAGATTGCGGAAGCTGACCGAGCACAGCGCCGACTTCACCCTGGTGCTCACGCTCGCCGGGACGCTGACGTTCACCACGGACGCCAGCCTGCACCTGATCGGCTACACGGAGGACCAGCTGGTCGGGCAGAACGTGCTGTCCTTCATCCATCCGGACGACGTCGCGTTCGTGAAGGTCGCCCTCGAGCGCACCCCACAGCATCCCGGCATCCCGATCACCTTCCGCTTCCGGGCCCGGGCCGGCCACTGGCTGTGGCTGGAAGCGGTCGGTACGGACCACACCGCCGATCCGGACATCGGGGGCATCCTCGTGAACGCGCGGGACGTCACCCGCACCATCACCCTGCTGCAGGACCTCGCTGGGCGGGAGGCGGCGTTCCGGCACCTGTTCGAGCACAATCCTCTGCCGATGTGCGTCACGGACATCGAAACCCTCGAGATCCTCGCGGTGAACGACGCGGCGGTGGACCGGTACGGCTACACCCGGGAGGAGTTCCTGGCGCTGAACCTGGTGGACCTGCGGCCGGCCGAGGACACCCAGCAGCTCCGGGCGGCGCTGGAGGCCATGAAGCGGCAACCGAGCAACGTCATGCAGGTCCGGCATCGCCGGAAGAACGGGGAGCTGATGGACATCGTCGTTCACGCGCGTGCGCTGACCTTCGCGGACCGGGCGGCGCGGCTCGCGGTGCTGGAGGACGTCACGGAGCAGCGCCGGAGTGAGCGCGCCCTGCGCAGCAGTGAGCGGAAGTTCCGGCTGCTCGCGGAGAACGCCCACGCGGTGATCATCGCCAGGAACGTCGCGGAAGCGGACACCTACATCTCCCCCTCAATCGACCGCCTGATCGGGTATCCCCCGGGGGAGGTCGCCCGCACCCCACTGCAGCACTTCGTTCACCCGGAGGACCGCGCGGCGTTCACCGCGTTCTGCCGGCAGGTCGCGTCCGGCGCGGTCACGCCGGCGGAACTGGAACTGCGTCTGCGGCACGCCGCGGGCCACACCATCTGGGCCCACCTCATCGTGACGGCCGGATATGACGCCCACGGCACCCTGACGGACTACCAGGCGACGGTGCACGACATCACGCACCGGAAAACGGCGGACCAGGACCGTCAGGCTCAGCAGGACCGGGACCGGCTGCTGCTGGACGTCACGGCCGCGCTCGAAGCGCAGCAGCCGCCCGAGCGGATCGCCCGGATGGTCCTGGAGCGCTGCGTGACGCTGCCGGGCGTGGATGCCGGCGCGTACCTCACCGACGCGGGACGCCGCGGAACCTGGGTCACCGCGGGCCGCACGGTGCCGCCACTCCCCCGGGACCTGCGCCGGCTGTGGGCCCTCGGCCGGGCCGACATGCCGTCGGCCGGCCCGGTCACGGCCCGGATGGCCCCGGCGCTCCAGGACGGCTGGCGGTCGGTGATGACTCAGCCGGTGATGGTCGATCACGAGCTGGTCGGGGCCTTCATCCTCCTGTCCGCCGATGAGGACCTGGCGACCGAAACGGTCCGGCTCCTGCGGACCGTGACGGAACGGATGGCGGTGGCGATGGAGCGCACCCGTCATGTGGCCCAGCTGCAGCAGTCGCGGGAAGAGACGTTGCGGGCCATGGGGGTGTTTCTGGAGTACCGCGACTACGAGACCAAAGGCCACATCGACCGGGTGGTTCAGCTGACCGAAGCATTCGCGCGCGCCCTGGCGTTCCCGGCCACGGAGCTGGATGCCCTGCGGTGGGGCGCGTACCTGCACGACACTGGAAAAGTCGCCATTTCAGACCGGCTGCTGCTGAAGCCGGGCCCGCTGACGGACGACGAGTTCCGCGTGGTGCAGCAGCATCCGACGATCGGGCACGACATGCTCCGCGCCATCCCGAACCTCCCCGCCACCACCCTGGACGTCGTGATGCATCACCACGAGCGGTGGGACGGCACTGGGTACCCGCACGGCCTGACCGGCCCGGCGATTCCGGTGGGGGCCCGCCTGTTCGCCCTGGTGGACGTCTTCGACGCGCTGATCAGCGCGCGACCGTACAAGCGGGCGTGGCGTGTCCAGGAGGCCCTCGCGGAGATTGAGCGCACCAGCGGCCACCACTTCGACCCGGACCTGGCCGCCCAGTTCCTCCGGCTGATCCGGGAGGGGTGGGGTGCTGCGGCCGACGAACGTGCCTGA
- a CDS encoding VOC family protein, translating to MAVQRMDNVGLVVHDLDATIEFLRDLGLELEGRTIIEGEWAGRVTGLGDQQVEIAMMRTPDGHGRLELSRFLAPPVVEDHRTAPVNAFGYLRVMFAVDDLDETLERLARRGAALVGEVVQYQDAYRLCYIRGPEGVLIGLAQALR from the coding sequence ATGGCGGTACAGCGGATGGATAACGTCGGCCTCGTCGTCCATGACCTCGATGCAACGATTGAGTTCCTGCGTGACCTCGGCCTCGAACTCGAAGGGCGGACCATCATCGAAGGCGAATGGGCCGGGCGGGTCACCGGCCTCGGGGACCAGCAGGTGGAGATCGCCATGATGCGCACGCCGGACGGCCATGGCCGGCTTGAGCTGTCCCGCTTTCTCGCGCCGCCGGTGGTCGAGGATCACCGCACCGCGCCGGTGAACGCCTTCGGGTATCTGCGCGTCATGTTCGCGGTGGATGATCTCGACGAGACGCTGGAGCGGCTGGCACGGCGCGGCGCCGCGCTGGTCGGCGAGGTGGTTCAATATCAGGACGCGTACCGACTGTGCTACATCCGGGGGCCGGAAGGGGTGCTCATCGGACTCGCCCAGGCCCTCCGCTGA
- a CDS encoding response regulator translates to MSSTFSVPSLLTVSVLPGAVGARPTAAQPGTGRGVALDPRAALQLLDEAASPAQWPRLILLDLHLSGMSGLSVLHYLNAHRQLRSMPVVVMSMSDAGMDILASDQHHAFSSLHKPATFEGWVRMLQALSDFWLHTAVLLRHHSAGATS, encoded by the coding sequence GTGAGCAGCACCTTTTCCGTCCCGTCCCTGCTGACCGTGAGCGTCCTGCCCGGCGCCGTCGGTGCCCGCCCGACCGCCGCTCAACCCGGCACGGGGCGCGGCGTGGCGCTCGACCCCAGGGCCGCCCTGCAGCTGCTGGACGAAGCGGCCTCACCCGCCCAGTGGCCCCGCCTGATCCTGTTGGACCTCCACCTGTCGGGGATGTCTGGACTGAGCGTGCTGCACTACCTGAACGCGCATCGTCAGCTGCGGAGTATGCCGGTGGTGGTGATGAGCATGTCGGACGCAGGCATGGACATTCTGGCGAGTGACCAGCACCACGCGTTCAGTTCCCTGCACAAACCAGCGACGTTCGAGGGGTGGGTGCGCATGTTGCAGGCCCTGTCGGATTTCTGGCTGCACACTGCCGTTCTGCTGCGCCACCACAGCGCCGGCGCGACGTCCTGA
- a CDS encoding MerR family transcriptional regulator: MRIGQLAQAAGVSVRAIRHYDHLGLLTSTREDNRYRRFQAEDVDRVRIIQLFLKAGFTLEEIRTRAPCFRYGTAPLDAPAEDVRALYALKIADVDAQIAVLQQLRDQLLAAARRLETRAHHGPASFRD; the protein is encoded by the coding sequence ATGCGGATCGGTCAACTGGCGCAGGCGGCGGGCGTGAGCGTCCGCGCCATCCGGCATTACGACCACCTCGGCCTCCTCACCTCCACCCGCGAGGACAACCGGTACCGCCGCTTTCAGGCGGAGGACGTCGACCGCGTCCGGATCATTCAGCTGTTCCTGAAGGCCGGGTTCACGCTCGAGGAGATCCGGACGCGCGCGCCGTGCTTCCGGTACGGGACTGCGCCGCTCGACGCGCCCGCGGAGGATGTGCGCGCCCTGTACGCCCTCAAGATCGCGGATGTCGACGCGCAGATCGCCGTGCTGCAGCAGCTGCGAGATCAGCTGCTCGCGGCCGCACGCCGCCTCGAGACGCGCGCTCATCACGGCCCGGCGAGCTTCAGAGACTGA